The following nucleotide sequence is from Salvia miltiorrhiza cultivar Shanhuang (shh) chromosome 7, IMPLAD_Smil_shh, whole genome shotgun sequence.
CCATTGGAAGTGCACCTTGTCTTGCAAGAACTCCTTTCTTCATGTGTGGAAGCTTGTAACAATTCTGCCCtcttattttcataatttcagTTAAACATCCCTGTAAGCTCAAGAAAACAGAGTTTAAAGTATGAGGACTTAGCTCCTCAAATGATTTTTCAACTGCCTTTACTAGCTCATGCTCATTTGTGGCAACTGACTGTACTTGCAAGCTTTGAATAGCCCTAAACCAACCCAAGTCATTGATGTTGGTGTCTGGGCTATTTGGAGGTTGTTGTACAATATGGATATCAAAGCCATTGGCTGTTGCCGCAGCTCTCCAATCTGGATCATTGTCCAATATATGTGGCCTCGCATTGTCTTgctgtatatatatagttttgctTGCAAATTGGGGCCATTTGGCCATAATTGCTGGAATTAACTGTATTTAAAAAGGCATgataaactgaaattaataaatcttgcaTAACAAATTGAAATTAATGCTCATTTGCATACATTTGAATGCAATACACTACAAATTGGAATAAACTTCAATTAAGATATCTTGCCTTGGAGATATAGCAGTCCTTCATCACTCCTTTAGTGATGGACTGGATTGGCTTCTCCTCCATTGTTCCAGCCAGCCTGTTCTTGCTTGTTCTTTTGGCTGGTACCATCTCAGTGAAAGGGAAAATCCCTATCTTGCCATCAAATAACACACTCCCATCTTCATTGAATAGAGGCCTGGACACTGCACAACTGAACATAactttttttataaacttcTTACTCTTGCATGTGCGATGTGGATCAGTTTCCTCTGGAGTTAAGTAAAATTTGTGGTTTGCTTTGGTGATGTAGAACCACTTCTCATCAATATGCACTACATTGTGCATATTCTTGAACTTTAGGACATTGCATATCCTATCATACACAATCTGTTCAAGAGAGAACCGTAGCCTCAATAACTTGTTGGGGGCCGTCAAATCGGGTCGGATAGCACTTGAATGAGCTCTGATCAGCCCCTTAGAGATCCATCTACCCACTGTACTTTTCGAGCAATTTATACCTGTTGCAAGTCTTCGAATGGTTCCCCTTTTGTGCAACTCTAGACTAGCTATGAGTTCTAAATCTATTTGCACTCTTTTTCTTCTacatttgttgatttttttgctTTGAACGGAGACTAACTGACCTTGTGCGTGCTCCTTTTTTGCAGCCTGCCATAAACGCGCGACGGAGCTTCGACAACACCCCCACTTCGCCATGGCAGCAGTGATAGTCCCATGTCGGAGCTTCCCATCTGTAaagttttgaagaagaaagaaggcCATGGCTTGCCTTTCTTGGCTTGATAAATCCTTCCTTCTTCccatcttttcttttctttttttggctgTGGAGTTTCTAACACAGAAATTGTGTGTATGTTTTGAAACTGGTACGAGCAGCCAGTTTTATAAGGTTGGTTGtcaaattttggtgggaaactTGAGTTAGAAATGAAATTTTGATGTTGGCGCCTTTATTAAAGAATTGGAgcatttgttttcattttaaatttggaGCAGATGCCTTTTTTATTGTGTTTCATTAATTTGGACTTGAATCCATATTCTATTTTCAGAATTGGATACAAAAAATGATTAACAAAAATTGGATTAAAAAAAacgattaaaaaaaaactggACGAATAAAAGTCAATTTTCATTTTGTTAAAAATTCTGgacaattaaattaattaaattttttgaaatttataaaattacaaaatttaaaattcaaataaaacattaaatagAAATATACAAATACACTAAACTAAAACTAATCAACTAAACTAATAGAGGTGGTCCCCAACACTTTAACCACTAAACtacctctccttaatctccgtgcccaaaagacctGTGTCTTtattagtgggacggaggaagtattatacACCATAAATAGTAGACACCATTGTTATAACTCTTTAATCCCAACCTATAATATTTACaataaaatacttatattaTCATTGTTCTTTTCAAATTTACCTACTGTATTTATATGacgatatatatataagtattttttttaaaataaaatatatatagatacagATCAAGAAGGAATACAAGAGGTACTCAAATTCGACAGAACAGACAAACAATCATCGAAAGATAGttcaattattaaatatttatcaactatatattaatactttttatatattgatatatatatataaaggtatTTTCTCAACTATTAATATGTTTATCAGAATATGATTTTCCTTTTTCTGAAATACTATTAGCAAAATTACTacattaattactcaataaattGATTAAAGAACGTACAAAGAAACTTACTATTTTCGGTGAAAAATCAGCTTAGCCTAATAAAAATGGAAAATATAAGATTTGGGCCAACGACCACTGAATTTAAAAATGTTGTGGTCAAAGTTAAAAAAACGAATAGTATAGGGGCTCGAGTGAAATTAAGCTAACCTTTAAAACAAATTTAAGACGTCGCAGAAATACAAATACAAAGAAGTAGAGTTTCGCGGTTATTACTCTcacagaataaaataaaaattaaaaacataaattcatTCTTCttcccacctctctctctctctctctctaaaacactctcctttctctctctaaagtctcACTCAATCGCAGAAAAATCGTAATCGTATCCCTCTCGCCACCAATTATCTATAAATTTCGAATCTGGAGCGTTTCCTCAAATGCTGTGAATTGAATTCGTTGGAAAGGTAAGGAGGGAGAAGCGGGgagttcttttttattttctctcttgctgatcttttttttgtgtgtgtttcaATTTGTGTTTTTCAATCTTTTCTTTGTCTAATTTGAGCGCCGCAT
It contains:
- the LOC130993059 gene encoding uncharacterized protein LOC130993059, which gives rise to MGRRKDLSSQERQAMAFFLLQNFTDGKLRHGTITAAMAKWGCCRSSVARLWQAAKKEHAQGQLVSVQSKKINKCRRKRVQIDLELIASLELHKRGTIRRLATGINCSKSTVGRWISKGLIRAHSSAIRPDLTAPNKLLRLRFSLEQIVYDRICNVLKFKNMHNVVHIDEKWFYITKANHKFYLTPEETDPHRTCKSKKFIKKVMFSCAVSRPLFNEDGSVLFDGKIGIFPFTEMVPAKRTSKNRLAGTMEEKPIQSITKGVMKDCYISKLIPAIMAKWPQFASKTIYIQQDNARPHILDNDPDWRAAATANGFDIHIVQQPPNSPDTNINDLGWFRAIQSLQVQSVATNEHELVKAVEKSFEELSPHTLNSVFLSLQGCLTEIMKIRGQNCYKLPHMKKGVLARQGALPMALEVPKELVEECIGYLFEKGVVEGIDQLKMQLGLDPSPFEAMEAAFNHLNMIEDASI